A single region of the Oreochromis niloticus isolate F11D_XX linkage group LG19, O_niloticus_UMD_NMBU, whole genome shotgun sequence genome encodes:
- the dcdc2c gene encoding doublecortin domain-containing protein 2C isoform X1, producing the protein MPSTLGRSDLPPTKTIVVYRNGDAYFPGRKVVVNPRHVPYFDNFLTSLTKGIEAPFGAVRRLYTATQGHQVHHLDDLQHGSVYVAAGNEAFKKLNYCEIAAKKPQNKKKEQIQPVVHSRIVVSARWKRTADESCTINVFTNGEVLLPPARIRIPKYTLRSWENVLAMVTEKVRLRTGAVFRLCTLNGRPISGPTELENNHYYVAVGSEKFKALPYYQCVPRRDLLRENNMTEGQDILPSTKIKRCAKNATSSGEDLEHTARGQTKKLTAKAERTKQRGQVSKNPVLFPPVEGSVFNAQNKRSEMAGAAEVQEDRQLKVDLPIDQVEAKIVEEEYEDGNRCASSCKASLRDSDDSSMQRSYTTDSGKNLIYVFQEAKEREASSKLGRIRSQMSRFFKGRKLKLQH; encoded by the exons ATGCCCAGCACATTAGGGAGAAGTGACTTGCCACCCACAAAAACAATCGTCGTCTACAGGAACGGAGATGCCTATTTTCCCGGCAGGAAAGTAGTTGTGAATCCGCGGCACGTGCCATACTTTGACAACTTTCTGACATCTCTGACCAAAGGGATTGAAGCACCTTTTGGCGCTGTGAGGAGGCTCTACACCGCCACACAAGGCCACCAAGTTCACCATCTGGATGACCTTCAGCACGGGAGTGTGTATGTCGCGGCCGGAAATGAGGCGTTCAAGAAACTGAA TTATTGTGAAATAGCAGCCAAGAAGCCAcagaataagaaaaaagaacag ATCCAACCTGTTGTTCACAGCAGGATAGTAGTTTCTGCCCGCTGGAAGAGAACTGCTGATGAGTCTTGCACAATAAA TGTCTTCACCAACGGAGAAGTGCTGCTTCCTCCGGCTCGAATACGGATCCCAAAGTATACCCTTAGAAGCTGGGAAAACGTTTTAGCTATGGTGACAGAGAAAGTGCGTCTTCGCACGGGTGCTGTTTTCAG GCTTTGCACATTGAACGGACGCCCTATCTCCGGTCCCACTGAACTGGAGAACAACCACTACTATGTTGCAGTTGGTTCAGAAAAGTTTAAGGCTCTCCCATATTACCAGTGTGTCCCCAGGAGGGATTTGCTTAGGGAAAATAACATGACTGAAGG CCAAGACATCCTGCCCAGTACCAAAATCAAAAGATGTGCAAAGAATGCG ACAAGCTCTGGAGAAGACCTTGAGCACACAGCCAGGGGCCAGACAAAGAAACTCACAGCCAAGGCAGAGAGAACCAAACAACGAGGGCAGGTGTCCAAGAACCCAGTTCTCTTCCCCCCAGTGG AGGGCAGCGTGTTCAatgcacaaaacaaaaggaGTGAGATGGCAGGAGCAGCAGAGGTGCAGGAAGACCGCCAGTTGAAGGTGGATCTGCCAATTGATCAG GTTGAGGCCAAGATAGTTGAAGAGGAGTATGAAGATGGGAATCGTTGTGCGAGTTCCTGCAAGGCCTCGCTCCGTGATTCAGATGACTCGAGTATGCAAAGGTCTTACACCACAGATTCCGGGAAAAAT CTGATTTATGTTTTCCAGGAGGCTAAAGAGAGGGAGGCGTCTTCCAAGCTCGGCAGAATACGGTCGCAGATGTCCCGGTTTTTCAAGG gaagaaaaCTGAAACTTCAACATTAG
- the dcdc2c gene encoding doublecortin domain-containing protein 2 isoform X2 gives MPSTLGRSDLPPTKTIVVYRNGDAYFPGRKVVVNPRHVPYFDNFLTSLTKGIEAPFGAVRRLYTATQGHQVHHLDDLQHGSVYVAAGNEAFKKLNYCEIAAKKPQNKKKEQIQPVVHSRIVVSARWKRTADESCTINVFTNGEVLLPPARIRIPKYTLRSWENVLAMVTEKVRLRTGAVFRLCTLNGRPISGPTELENNHYYVAVGSEKFKALPYYQCVPRRDLLRENNMTEGQDILPSTKIKRCAKNATSSGEDLEHTARGQTKKLTAKAERTKQRGQVSKNPVLFPPVEGSVFNAQNKRSEMAGAAEVQEDRQLKVDLPIDQVEAKIVEEEYEDGNRCASSCKASLRDSDDSSMQRSYTTDSGKNEAKEREASSKLGRIRSQMSRFFKGRKLKLQH, from the exons ATGCCCAGCACATTAGGGAGAAGTGACTTGCCACCCACAAAAACAATCGTCGTCTACAGGAACGGAGATGCCTATTTTCCCGGCAGGAAAGTAGTTGTGAATCCGCGGCACGTGCCATACTTTGACAACTTTCTGACATCTCTGACCAAAGGGATTGAAGCACCTTTTGGCGCTGTGAGGAGGCTCTACACCGCCACACAAGGCCACCAAGTTCACCATCTGGATGACCTTCAGCACGGGAGTGTGTATGTCGCGGCCGGAAATGAGGCGTTCAAGAAACTGAA TTATTGTGAAATAGCAGCCAAGAAGCCAcagaataagaaaaaagaacag ATCCAACCTGTTGTTCACAGCAGGATAGTAGTTTCTGCCCGCTGGAAGAGAACTGCTGATGAGTCTTGCACAATAAA TGTCTTCACCAACGGAGAAGTGCTGCTTCCTCCGGCTCGAATACGGATCCCAAAGTATACCCTTAGAAGCTGGGAAAACGTTTTAGCTATGGTGACAGAGAAAGTGCGTCTTCGCACGGGTGCTGTTTTCAG GCTTTGCACATTGAACGGACGCCCTATCTCCGGTCCCACTGAACTGGAGAACAACCACTACTATGTTGCAGTTGGTTCAGAAAAGTTTAAGGCTCTCCCATATTACCAGTGTGTCCCCAGGAGGGATTTGCTTAGGGAAAATAACATGACTGAAGG CCAAGACATCCTGCCCAGTACCAAAATCAAAAGATGTGCAAAGAATGCG ACAAGCTCTGGAGAAGACCTTGAGCACACAGCCAGGGGCCAGACAAAGAAACTCACAGCCAAGGCAGAGAGAACCAAACAACGAGGGCAGGTGTCCAAGAACCCAGTTCTCTTCCCCCCAGTGG AGGGCAGCGTGTTCAatgcacaaaacaaaaggaGTGAGATGGCAGGAGCAGCAGAGGTGCAGGAAGACCGCCAGTTGAAGGTGGATCTGCCAATTGATCAG GTTGAGGCCAAGATAGTTGAAGAGGAGTATGAAGATGGGAATCGTTGTGCGAGTTCCTGCAAGGCCTCGCTCCGTGATTCAGATGACTCGAGTATGCAAAGGTCTTACACCACAGATTCCGGGAAAAAT GAGGCTAAAGAGAGGGAGGCGTCTTCCAAGCTCGGCAGAATACGGTCGCAGATGTCCCGGTTTTTCAAGG gaagaaaaCTGAAACTTCAACATTAG
- the dcdc2c gene encoding doublecortin domain-containing protein 2 isoform X3 → MPSTLGRSDLPPTKTIVVYRNGDAYFPGRKVVVNPRHVPYFDNFLTSLTKGIEAPFGAVRRLYTATQGHQVHHLDDLQHGSVYVAAGNEAFKKLNYCEIAAKKPQNKKKEQIQPVVHSRIVVSARWKRTADESCTINVFTNGEVLLPPARIRIPKYTLRSWENVLAMVTEKVRLRTGAVFRLCTLNGRPISGPTELENNHYYVAVGSEKFKALPYYQCVPRRDLLRENNMTEGQDILPSTKIKRCAKNATSSGEDLEHTARGQTKKLTAKAERTKQRGQVSKNPVLFPPVEGSVFNAQNKRSEMAGAAEVQEDRQLKVDLPIDQVEAKIVEEEYEDGNRCASSCKASLRDSDDSSMQRSYTTDSGKNEEN, encoded by the exons ATGCCCAGCACATTAGGGAGAAGTGACTTGCCACCCACAAAAACAATCGTCGTCTACAGGAACGGAGATGCCTATTTTCCCGGCAGGAAAGTAGTTGTGAATCCGCGGCACGTGCCATACTTTGACAACTTTCTGACATCTCTGACCAAAGGGATTGAAGCACCTTTTGGCGCTGTGAGGAGGCTCTACACCGCCACACAAGGCCACCAAGTTCACCATCTGGATGACCTTCAGCACGGGAGTGTGTATGTCGCGGCCGGAAATGAGGCGTTCAAGAAACTGAA TTATTGTGAAATAGCAGCCAAGAAGCCAcagaataagaaaaaagaacag ATCCAACCTGTTGTTCACAGCAGGATAGTAGTTTCTGCCCGCTGGAAGAGAACTGCTGATGAGTCTTGCACAATAAA TGTCTTCACCAACGGAGAAGTGCTGCTTCCTCCGGCTCGAATACGGATCCCAAAGTATACCCTTAGAAGCTGGGAAAACGTTTTAGCTATGGTGACAGAGAAAGTGCGTCTTCGCACGGGTGCTGTTTTCAG GCTTTGCACATTGAACGGACGCCCTATCTCCGGTCCCACTGAACTGGAGAACAACCACTACTATGTTGCAGTTGGTTCAGAAAAGTTTAAGGCTCTCCCATATTACCAGTGTGTCCCCAGGAGGGATTTGCTTAGGGAAAATAACATGACTGAAGG CCAAGACATCCTGCCCAGTACCAAAATCAAAAGATGTGCAAAGAATGCG ACAAGCTCTGGAGAAGACCTTGAGCACACAGCCAGGGGCCAGACAAAGAAACTCACAGCCAAGGCAGAGAGAACCAAACAACGAGGGCAGGTGTCCAAGAACCCAGTTCTCTTCCCCCCAGTGG AGGGCAGCGTGTTCAatgcacaaaacaaaaggaGTGAGATGGCAGGAGCAGCAGAGGTGCAGGAAGACCGCCAGTTGAAGGTGGATCTGCCAATTGATCAG GTTGAGGCCAAGATAGTTGAAGAGGAGTATGAAGATGGGAATCGTTGTGCGAGTTCCTGCAAGGCCTCGCTCCGTGATTCAGATGACTCGAGTATGCAAAGGTCTTACACCACAGATTCCGGGAAAAAT gaagaaaaCTGA
- the colec11 gene encoding collectin-11 isoform X1 — MTGEKLLLPVILMSVVMSLLPMQTSYGQHLPEESCTVQILVPGLKGEPGEKGQKGAPGRPGRVGPPGEIGPPGVKGHKGIMGRYGKVGPSGMKGFKGDPGDPGPRGPDGEPGVPCECAPMRRMIGEMDILVAQLSSELKFIKTALPSPAAVAGIKETDSKVYLLVKEAKRYTEAEGYCQTRGGHLVMPKDEGANAAIAGYITDAGLSRVYIGIHDLEREGVFTYVDHSPMTTFSKWRKGEPNNAYDDEDCAEMVTSGEWTDVACHPTMYFVCEFDKDNI; from the exons ATGACCGGTGAGAAACTGTTACTGCCAGTGATACTAATGTCTGTAGTGATGAGTTTATTACCAATGCAGACATCATATGGACAACACTTGCCAGAGGAATCTTGCACTGTTCAGATCCTTGTCCCCGGACTCAAAG GAGAACCCGGAGAAAAAGGACAAAAGGGAGCACCTGGGAGACCAGGAAGAGTTGGTCCGCCAGGGGAGATTG GTCCACCTGGGGTCAAAGGACACAAAGGCATTATGGGACGTTATGGAAAAGTTGGCCCAAGTGGAATGAAAG GATTCAAGGGAGATCCAGGTGACCCTGGTCCAAGAGGCCCAGACGGAGAACCAG GCGTTCCCTGTGAGTGTGCGCCAATGAGAAGGATGATTGGAGAAATGGACATTCTTGTGGCTCAGCTTTCCTCAGAACTAAAATTCATTAAAACTG CACtgccctcccctgcagctgttGCTGGCATTAAGGAAACAGACAGTAAGGTCTATCTGTTGGTGAAGGAAGCGAAGCGCTACACCGAGGCTGAGGGCTACTGCCAGACGAGGGGAGGGCACCTGGTCATGCCGAAGGATGAGGGAGCAAACGCAGCCATCGCAGGGTACATAACCGACGCTGGCCTGAGCAGAGTTTACATTGGCATTCATGACCTCGAGCGCGAAGGTGTTTTCACCTACGTGGATCACTCTCCCATGACCACTTTCAGCAAATGGAGAAAAGGAGAACCCAACAATGCCTATGATGATGAGGACTGTGCTGAGATGGTGACCTCTGGGGAGTGGACTGATGTGGCGTGCCATCCCACAATGTATTTTGTTTGTGAATTTGACAAGGACAACATCTGA
- the colec11 gene encoding collectin-11 isoform X2: protein MTGEKLLLPVILMSVVMSLLPMQTSYGQHLPEESCTVQILVPGLKGEPGEKGQKGAPGRPGRVGPPGEIGPPGVKGHKGIMGRYGKVGPSGMKGFKGDPGDPGPRGPDGEPGVPCECAPMRRMIGEMDILVAQLSSELKFIKTAVAGIKETDSKVYLLVKEAKRYTEAEGYCQTRGGHLVMPKDEGANAAIAGYITDAGLSRVYIGIHDLEREGVFTYVDHSPMTTFSKWRKGEPNNAYDDEDCAEMVTSGEWTDVACHPTMYFVCEFDKDNI, encoded by the exons ATGACCGGTGAGAAACTGTTACTGCCAGTGATACTAATGTCTGTAGTGATGAGTTTATTACCAATGCAGACATCATATGGACAACACTTGCCAGAGGAATCTTGCACTGTTCAGATCCTTGTCCCCGGACTCAAAG GAGAACCCGGAGAAAAAGGACAAAAGGGAGCACCTGGGAGACCAGGAAGAGTTGGTCCGCCAGGGGAGATTG GTCCACCTGGGGTCAAAGGACACAAAGGCATTATGGGACGTTATGGAAAAGTTGGCCCAAGTGGAATGAAAG GATTCAAGGGAGATCCAGGTGACCCTGGTCCAAGAGGCCCAGACGGAGAACCAG GCGTTCCCTGTGAGTGTGCGCCAATGAGAAGGATGATTGGAGAAATGGACATTCTTGTGGCTCAGCTTTCCTCAGAACTAAAATTCATTAAAACTG ctgttGCTGGCATTAAGGAAACAGACAGTAAGGTCTATCTGTTGGTGAAGGAAGCGAAGCGCTACACCGAGGCTGAGGGCTACTGCCAGACGAGGGGAGGGCACCTGGTCATGCCGAAGGATGAGGGAGCAAACGCAGCCATCGCAGGGTACATAACCGACGCTGGCCTGAGCAGAGTTTACATTGGCATTCATGACCTCGAGCGCGAAGGTGTTTTCACCTACGTGGATCACTCTCCCATGACCACTTTCAGCAAATGGAGAAAAGGAGAACCCAACAATGCCTATGATGATGAGGACTGTGCTGAGATGGTGACCTCTGGGGAGTGGACTGATGTGGCGTGCCATCCCACAATGTATTTTGTTTGTGAATTTGACAAGGACAACATCTGA